The following coding sequences are from one Bacteroidales bacterium window:
- a CDS encoding MmcQ/YjbR family DNA-binding protein, with amino-acid sequence MNIEQYREYCISKKGVTEDAPFDDTSLVFRIGGKIFVLLDLEEMRINLKCDPEKAIRIREEYPVVQTGYHMNKKHWNTVPLNLISEDLLKEWTDHSYDLVFEKLPQTIKMELSK; translated from the coding sequence ATGAATATCGAACAATATCGGGAATACTGTATTTCAAAAAAAGGGGTTACCGAAGATGCTCCCTTTGATGATACTTCTTTGGTTTTCAGGATAGGAGGAAAAATTTTTGTTCTGCTGGATCTTGAGGAAATGAGGATCAACCTCAAATGTGATCCTGAAAAAGCCATTCGTATACGGGAAGAATATCCGGTAGTGCAAACAGGATACCACATGAATAAAAAACACTGGAATACAGTACCTTTAAATCTGATTTCCGAGGACCTTTTGAAAGAATGGACAGATCATTCTTATGATCTGGTGTTTGAAAAACTGCCGCAAACGATAAAGATGGAATTATCGAAATAA
- the metK gene encoding methionine adenosyltransferase, with protein MSYLFTSEFVSEGHPDKVADQISDALLDEFLRKDPESKVACETLVTTGLAVLSGEVKTVGYIDVQQVARGVIGDIGYTKGEYMFESTSCGVLSAIHEQSPDINQGVERSKEEDQGAGDQGMMFGYACRETDEYMPLALVVARRLLTALTEIRREGKQMNYLRPDSKSQVTVEYDDNGKPLRIHTIVVSTQHDDFDEEQRMLAAIRNDVQTILIPRVISELPERIRPLFDDHYILHVNPTGKFVIGGPHGDTGLTGRKIIVDTYGGKGAHGGGAFSGKDSSKVDRSAAYATRHIAKNIVAAGIADEVLVQVAYAIGVAQPVGLYINTYGTSHVHLSDGEIAKKIEKIFDMRPYSIVKRFGLKNPIFRDTVKYGHFGNEPYKKTVMVDYDGLKSKEVEFFAWEKLDYVDTIKKEFKL; from the coding sequence ATGTCATATTTATTTACCTCAGAGTTTGTTTCCGAAGGGCATCCGGATAAAGTAGCCGATCAGATATCAGATGCATTGTTGGACGAGTTTTTACGAAAAGATCCTGAATCCAAGGTAGCCTGCGAAACATTGGTTACTACTGGACTAGCTGTACTAAGCGGCGAAGTGAAAACAGTCGGATATATAGATGTACAGCAAGTAGCACGCGGTGTTATTGGTGATATTGGCTATACCAAAGGGGAATATATGTTCGAGAGCACGTCCTGTGGTGTACTTTCAGCTATACATGAACAATCTCCGGATATTAACCAGGGAGTGGAACGCTCCAAGGAAGAGGATCAAGGTGCCGGTGACCAGGGGATGATGTTTGGTTATGCCTGTCGTGAGACAGACGAATATATGCCATTGGCATTGGTGGTTGCTCGTCGTTTGTTAACAGCCCTGACAGAGATCAGAAGAGAGGGTAAGCAGATGAATTATTTGCGTCCTGATTCAAAATCACAGGTAACGGTAGAGTATGATGATAACGGTAAACCATTGCGTATTCATACAATTGTAGTTTCCACACAACATGATGATTTTGATGAAGAGCAGAGAATGTTGGCTGCTATCCGGAATGATGTACAAACGATTTTGATTCCCCGGGTTATTTCTGAGTTACCCGAAAGGATACGGCCATTGTTTGATGATCATTATATATTGCATGTTAATCCTACAGGAAAATTTGTGATAGGGGGGCCACATGGTGATACAGGTCTTACCGGCCGTAAAATTATTGTTGATACCTATGGCGGAAAAGGAGCACATGGAGGCGGTGCTTTTTCCGGGAAGGATTCCTCAAAAGTAGACCGTTCGGCTGCATATGCAACCCGTCATATTGCAAAAAATATTGTCGCTGCAGGTATCGCCGATGAGGTTTTGGTACAGGTAGCTTATGCTATTGGGGTCGCTCAGCCGGTCGGATTATATATCAATACTTATGGAACTTCACATGTTCATCTTTCTGACGGGGAAATTGCAAAAAAAATAGAGAAAATATTTGATATGAGACCCTATTCTATTGTGAAACGCTTCGGGCTGAAAAATCCGATATTCCGTGATACAGTAAAATATGGACATTTTGGGAACGAACCATATAAAAAGACTGTAATGGTGGATTATGATGGGTTGAAATCGAAAGAGGTGGAATTTTTTGCATGGGAAAAGTTGGATTATGTAGATACTATCAAGAAAGAGTTTAAATTATAA